A genomic region of Nymphaea colorata isolate Beijing-Zhang1983 chromosome 2, ASM883128v2, whole genome shotgun sequence contains the following coding sequences:
- the LOC116247175 gene encoding ribonuclease 1-like produces the protein MDPASGSLKMTMVVVLLSISCIVSSAQDFDFFYFVQQWPGAYCDTKFGCCYPKTGKPAVDFSIHGLWPNYNDGGYPSHCDNGSPFLPSEISDLRDEMEKQWPSLSCPSSDGTSFWSHEWEKHGTCSESVLNQHQYFQAALNLKTQLNLLHILTKAGIRPDGGSYSLESIKNAIQEATGFAPGIECNVDESRQPQLYQIFVCVNTKGTNFIDCPVLPRGRCSSEVEFPAF, from the exons ATGGATCCTGCATCAGGTTCTCTGAAGATGACGATGGTGGTCGTTTTGTTATCGATCTCGTGCATCGTGTCAAGCGCTCaagattttgatttcttttacttCGTTCAGCag TGGCCAGGCGCTTATTGTGATACCAAATTCGGCTGTTGCTACCCGAAGACAGGCAAACCTGCTGTGGATTTCAGCATTCATGGCCTCTGGCCCAACTACAACGACGGCGGCTACCCTTCCCACTGCGACAATGGCAGCCCATTTCTTCCTTCCGAG ATATCGGACTTGAGGGATGAGATGGAGAAGCAGTGGCCTTCTCTGTCGTGCCCAAGCAGCGACGGCACCAGCTTTTGGTCCCACGAGTGGGAGAAGCACGGGACTTGCTCTGAATCGGTGCTGAACCAGCACCAGTACTTCCAAGCTGCGCTCAACCTCAAAACCCAACTCAACCTCCTCCACATCCTAACCAAAGCAG GAATTCGGCCAGATGGAGGAAGTTACAGTTTAGAAAGCATAAAGAATGCCATACAAGAAGCAACAGGGTTTGCCCCAGGTATAGAATGCAATGTTGATGAGAGCAGGCAACCGCAGCTCTACCAGATCTTCGTATGTGTGAACACAAAGGGAACCAACTTCATTGACTGCCCTGTCCTGCCAAGAGGAAGATGTTCCTCGGAAGTTGAATTTCCTGCTTTCTGA
- the LOC116247260 gene encoding GDSL esterase/lipase At1g74460: MKKKMMVMKTMVLIVMLMMVALAGMGADSAPVQFIFGDSLSDVGNNNYLTKGIARAALPWYGIDIGMGLPNGRFTNGRTIADIIGDYMGYPRPIAFMDQSLDVDAILKNGVNYASGGGGILNDTGQLFVQRFCFYKQIDLFQGTQKLVKEKIGSEAADKFFKEASYVVALGSNDYINNFLLPVYPDAWAYSSTGFTNLLISTLKDQLTLLHKLGARKLIFFGLGPMGCIPLERVMNTNYTCQDSVNKLAMSFNDNTKQLMQDLSAQLPNATFQFGDAYNEFADLIANPLKHGFSNADSPCCRLGRIRPSLTCTPASSLCKERSKYVFWDEYHPTEAANQVIANAIIKKLSFRPLNAPPSAAAAPSNNTASSPATTSVAPAGAPSSPTALSPASSTTTVPFIATPPAPTPSS, from the exons atgaagaagaagatgatggtgATGAAGACGATGGTACTCATCGTGATGCTGATGATGGTTGCCCTTGCGGGCATGGGAGCTGACAGTGCTCCGGTTCAGTTCATCTTTGGGGACTCCTTATCCGACGTTGGGAACAACAACTACCTCACAAAGGGCATTGCTAGGGCCGCTTTGCCTTGGTACGGGATCGACATTGGCATGGGTCTCCCCAATGGCAGGTTCACAAATGGGCGTACAATTGCAGACATAATAG GCGATTACATGGGATATCCGAGACCTATAGCATTTATGGACCAATCTTTGGATGTGGATGCGATACTAAAAAATGGAGTCAATTATGCTTCTGGTGGAGGGGGGATCCTCAATGATACAGGCCAATTATTC GTGCAAAGATTTTGCTTTTACAAGCAGATTGATCTCTTCCAAGGGACACAAAAGCTGGTCAAAGAGAAGATTGGCAGCGAAGCAGCAGACAAGTTCTTCAAGGAAGCAAGCTACGTCGTTGCACTGGGAAGCAACGACTACATCAACAATTTTCTGCTTCCTGTTTATCCAGATGCATGGGCATACTCCTCCACAGGATTCACAAACTTGCTGATCTCCACACTGAAGGACCAACTGACG TTGCTGCACAAGTTGGGAGCTCGAAAATTGATCTTCTTTGGGCTGGGTCCGATGGGTTGCATTCCCCTGGAGAGGGTCATGAACACCAACTACACCTGCCAAGACAGTGTCAACAAGCTTGCTATGAGCTTCAACGACAATACCAAACAACTCATGCAAGATTTGTCTGCACAGCTTCCCAACGCCACCTTCCAATTTGGAGATGCCTACAACGAATTCGCCGATTTGATTGCCAACCCTCTCAAACATG GATTCAGCAACGCGGACTCTCCGTGTTGCAGACTGGGGAGGATACGGCCATCATTGACGTGCACCCCAGCATCAAGTCTGTGCAAGGAAAGGAGCAAGTACGTGTTCTGGGACGAGTACCATCCCACCGAGGCCGCCAACCAGGTCATTGCGAATGCCATCATCAAGAAGCTCAGCTTCAGGCCCCTCAACGCACCACCATCGGCGGCTGCGGCCCCCTCCAACAATACAGCATCCTCTCCGGCCACTACTTCCGTTGCTCCGGCAGGGGCGCCCTCCTCTCCCACGGCTCTCTCCCCAGCTTCTTCGACTACCACCGTTCCCTTCATTGCCACGCCACCCGCTCCTACTCCTTCTTCCTGA
- the LOC116249267 gene encoding uncharacterized protein LOC116249267, with translation MTPLARAWLLLTVYLIPSGSLRWHLLSFFFNPFWLIPCQFFVWVKASRKWIAVILFFPFKVAVVYFIFPVYRFLVARLFRNKGSTESAVWPEESINCEDSEEYEDVHEFIPGIEWFRIFEVPPLVSGYARIEVVQNIVKEMPNIEEEQSTNESSEAEVQEVMNALAGMRAEQATNVSARIEEVPVADEEFIATDDNENEKVEEDHNSTEDADTAESIDESVSEAVNYETGRNVLDRISTTGTLTFQRGLEVEEEREEVDQFYQEYRERITQLNRLNEECTDNLRTILARLVWNSELPQKFAGLVSVLTDNADRSEAVTRKFIKSVRARVEMFYVGHSCLCSEALQYQYRKIQEMASSVPPARLPCNKIAAKFDHFRILLERFMEDERMRGERFWNYSQFRFMQYKDLLLVPSLSDQLEADRTGGKNMESSELLNVVEECIVWFLKFLKNDHGRKPSVSLRRFLLWDEAQVEDANDLKMLSDIKRTLREKEAALKNLQTEKRDSLLKRKRRNQIQGWYRVECLCCSIDLRLVARVLAMPIVSTKQLKWCQDVLANIHFDGSQVKRSRLGLLFPCPGSDQER, from the exons ATGACTCCGCTCGCTCGTGCTTGGTTGCTCCTTACAGTTTACTTGATACCCTCTGGTTCTCTTCGATGGCATCTCTTGAGCTTCTTTTTCAATCCTTTTTGGCTCATACCCTGCCAATTTTTTGTGTGGGTGAAGGCATCAAGGAAATGGATAGCAGTGATTCTGTTTTTCCCCTTCAAGGTTGCCGTCGTTTACTTCATTTTCCCTGTTTATAGATTTTTGGTAGCTCGACTGTTCCGCAATAAAGGTTCCACGGAGTCAGCGGTTTGGCCAGAGGAGTCGATAAATTGTGAGGATTCGGAAGAATATGAAGATGTCCATGAATTCATTCCTGGGATCGAGTGGTTTCGCATTTTTGAAGTCCCTCCACTCGTAAGCGGATATGCAAGGATTGAAGTTGTTCAAAATATCGTGAAAGAAATGCCAAACATAGAAGAAGAACAGAGCACCAACGAATCTTCGGAAGCAGAAGTTCAAGAAGTAATGAATGCACTAGCAGGCATGCGAGCAGAACAAGCAACGAATGTATCTGCAAGGATAGAAGAAGTTCCGGTAGCCGATGAGGAGTTCATCGCAACAGATGACAACGAAAACGAAAAGGTGGAGGAAGATCATAACAGTACTGAGGATGCAGACACGGCTGAGTCAATTGATGAATCAGTTTCGGAGGCTGTAAATTATGAAACTGGAAGAAATGTGCTAGATCGAATTAGCACCACGGGTACATTGACTTTTCAGAGAGGATTGGAGgtagaagaagaaagggaagaggTTGACCAATTCTATCAGGAGTATAGAGAAAGGATAACACAGCTTAATCGCCTGAACGAGGAATGCACCGATAATTTAA GAACAATTTTGGCGAGGCTAGTTTGGAATTCAGAACTGCCACAGAAATTTGCTGGTTTAGTGTCTGTTCTGACAGACAATGCCGATAGGAGCGAAGCTGTTACAAGGAAATTTATCAAGAGTGTAAGAGCACGTGTTGAGATGTTTTATGTGGGTCACTCTTGTTTGTGCTCCGAGGCTCTTCAATACCAATACAGGAAGATTCAGGAAATGGCATCCTCTGTTCCTCCAGCGAGACTTCCATGTAATAAGATAGCTGCCAAATTTGATCACTTCAGGATTCTGCTCGAGAGATTCATGGAGGACGAACGCATGCGAGGCGAGAGGTTTTGGAACTATTCCCAATTCAGGTTTATGCAATATAAAGACCTACTACTGGTTCCTTCCCTGTCAG ATCAACTGGAAGCTGATAGAACTGGAGGTAAGAACATGGAGTCGAGCGAACTGCTAAATGTAGTTGAGGAGTGCATAGTATGGTTTCTGAAATTTCTCAAGAACGATCACGGGAGAAAACCTTCTGTTAGTCTGCGAAGGTTCCTGCTGTGGGATGAAGCACAAGTAGAAGACGCCAATGACCTGAAGATGTTATCAGATATAAAAAGAACGCTTCGAGAA AAGGAAGCAGCATTGAAGAATTTGCAAACAGAAAAGAGGGATTCGCTcttaaagaggaaaagaaggaaccAAATTCAAGGCTGGTACAGGGTTGAATGTTTGTGTTGCTCAATTGACTTGAGACTTGTTGCTAGAGTTCTGGCTATGCCAATCGTCTCCACCAAGCAATTGAAATGGTGTCAAGATGTGCTGGCAAACATTCACTTTGATGGTAGCCAGGTTAAAAGAAGTCGCTTAGGCCTCCTTTTCCCATGTCCAGGGAGTGACCAAGAAAGATGA